CTGGACCCCCCGGCACCGAATCCCCAGCCAGCGCGCccgccccgcccgccctgatccaCCGGAGCCTCTCACCGtgtccggcccggcccggcccgggtcctcactcactcactcactcactcactcgcggcTCATCTCATCCCGCCCGCGCGCTGCCCGTTGCcccggagacggagagagagagagagaccgcgcgGCGCAGGGGCCTCAGCCCGGAAATGACGTCGCGGCCCCGGCCCGTTGCCCCGCAGGCTGCGGGGCGGCCTcagcccggaaatgacgtcacGGCCAAGATGGAGCCGACCCGACCCGCACTGGacggtgagagagaggagagggagagagagagagagagggagagagagaggagatggagagggagagggggagagggggagagagagagagagagggagacagagagagagagagggagggggtgagagtctGGGGGTTGGAAAAGGGGTGAAGTGAGTAGCGGGGGAACAGGGAGcaaagggaggaaggagggattCAAGAGGGAGTGGGTTTGGTGCCGAGGGGGATGAATTGGAGGGCAGGGAACTGGgggtgagacagagagagggtgaagtgagtcaaggaagggggtggggagcctGGTGGGGGTTCACactgtgaggaggggggagggagcaaaGGGGGGTAATGAGCAGGAGGCGGCAGCAGGGGTGAGGGGCAGGGGGCCACAGGGAGGAGGTCACAgtgtttgggggtggggagggtgttgcagtttaggaagtcaaacccgggcaggatcttcactgtgaatggcggggcgctgggggaatgtgtggagccgagggatctaggagtgcgggtACCAGATAACGCTACaacgctgtatcgctctatgaacctatgacaaagtgctggagtaactcagcaggtcaggcagcatctgtggagaagatagacagtccagtaactcagcgggtcaggctcccgtctttggtttggtttagtttagagatgcagcagcatcaacatggagcgaaggaaaataggcaacggttcgggggccaaaacccttcttcacacaaactcagcgggtcaggccacagtccatctatggagcgaagggcccttgtggttaaacgtttcgggccgaaacccttcttcagaaacatagaaacacatagagaaaataggtgcaggagtaggccattcggcccttcgagcctgcaccgccattcaatatgatcatggctgatcattcaactcagtatcctgtacctgccttctctccataccccctgtccctccagctacaagggccacatctaacaggtATTTCGACAAAtggcgtccgtgccgaccagtgatcactccatacactagcactatcctacacacattagagatAATTTCGCAATTTTGCGGAGGGCGATTAATCTACAACTgtgaatgtctttgaaatgttggaggaaaccgcagcaccacaCAGGTCAacgggagaatgtactaacttcgcacagacagcacccgtagtcaggatcgagcccgggtctctggtggtgaggcagcagctgtaccgctgtgccagtgTGCCGCGCAGAATTATATAATGGTTTCCTCCGCCATAAACACAcccaatgtaggtatgttacaaaacctacctgaatcgtcattaggaatctgccctcagccatgtcggcgattttggcgctgtttggagggggcgggttgtaaacgcgatttttactaggctgtactaatcgcacatgttcagcctagtaaatcattaacgaaaaatcgctgcaagacccggtcgcaaaaggtattattagttttataggcctcgataatatagttataataattttaaaattactctctgattccgcaacctctcgcagccccagggttttataaagcaaacaattaaaggtatgtaccttatttttacattaaatggggcatatatataaccctatatatcaagttatctatagcgagtggttcattttgggctttttatatcccgcagtatttttctcggcatttgagggcactaatccagcgctatgtcaacgttctaaacccagcgcgttccacatgaacccactagaaagccgatttaaatgggcatttatttacagcaattgaacactaaattccttccatttggcctataaattaatgtaaattagatataaaaatcatgttatattgtgaattgtttgtgaataatctttggacacttaggctatttaaaaatgttaatctttccttaagaaatgggcgtttgactatccaagatcacagcttttttgtaatgtccattgaaaatcaatagggaacaagatgctaatttccgagtatgaaaatggtcataacttttttaatacttgagatatgaaagtgaatttggtgtcaaattaaacttattgttatgctttatctgatgggataaattgcagacttgattttttaaatctcaaaattttgtaacattgctacccaatgtcctgtttgccagcttgttgaccctctgtgttccccatctgcagggtttaggagccgttgctgagGGTGGAGAGACGGGGATGTGACCGGCTAttgagggtggccagggtgccggtgagtCGCCTACCCACCCACCCCATCTGCTAGCTGTGCGGgatgagcttcgaggggctgagcttcgatggaggaccacatgatggggcacaacaaggagaagcgttatgagtgcgacgtgtgtggcaaggcctgccgGAGACCGAGCgagctggagatccaccggcgggttcacacgggagaacgccccttcaactgctcggagtgcggcaagagcttcacccgctACAGCAACCTGCTGGGGCACAACCGCGTGCACTCCAGCGAGAGGCCCTTTGCCTGCTCTGAATGTGGCAAGAGCTTCAAGGGGGCGAATGACCTgaagatccaccggcgggtgcacagcggGGAGCCGCTCTACACGTGCGGCGACTGTGGCAAGGGCTTCTCCCTCTCCAACAGCCTGCTGGCGCACCAGagtacccacaccggcgagcacccctacacctgcacccagtgcggcaagggcttcacccagtccaacaacctgctggtgcaccagcgcacccacaccggcgagcgcccctacacctgtgtccagtgtggcaagagcttcccccactccagcaacctgctgaagcaccagcgcacccacaccggtgagcgtccctacacctgcgcccagtgtggcaagggcttcacctacTCCCACCACCTGTtgcagcaccagcgcacccacaccggcgagcgcccctacacctgtgcccagtgtggcaagggcttcacccagtccagcagcctgctgaagcaccagcgcacccacaccggtgagcgTTCCTAcatctgtgcccagtgcggcaagggcttcaactACTCccaccacctgctggagcaccagcgcacccacactggcgagcgtccctacacctgtgcccagtgcggtaAGGGCTTTACCAGGGCCAGcagcctgctgaagcaccagcgcacccacaccggcgagcgcccctacacctgtgcccagtgtggcaagggcttcacccagtccagcagcctgctgaagcaccagcgcacccacaccggcgagcgcccctacacctgcgcccagtgcggcaagggcttcacttgctccaccaggctgctgtcccaccagcgggtgcatgcCGGCGAATGTCCCATCCCCAGCTCGGTGTGTGGAGAGcactttgccatggcctcccatgCCCTGTCACACCAGCGcttgcacaccagtggccagcactacgactgcccgtactgtggtgaggcgtttgacagctcgcgggggttgcggcagcaccggcgggcccacgccggcgagcagctgctcccactgtgacaagagagcatgggggctgcgggagcaccagcggatacacaccagagagagaACGTTTGTGTTAGCTGAGTGtagcaagggtttcacccgcatgtccagcctgtgcagggctctcgcttaaccttttttccctgttgccagccgggcaacctaggcagctttttagtttgccaaatgacagtttaggtggtcatttaggaCGGCTCACATGGCAAGCGTGATAATCTGctcagacgaagtgcgtagttaccagtcggaattatggtcaatgaagcattcacatattatttctgcttcaaataaagtcacaaactaaacatattcaccaatcaagacatgatatataccacaatgacatgcagcaacattacaatacagtatctcatctctttttacacgttacAATGAATGcagtttctattatttctttccacttccaaacaaaattctggttggattattcagtgtatgatcaaccccagtgagaccaagtgcagcctTGGCGATCGCTCCCCACAGTACCtcctcagtttgcaataaccaacctgatcacccaatggctcaacacttcaactcaccctcccattccgaatccgacctttctgccctgggcctccaggGCCAGAGTAagggcccactgcaaattggaggagcagcacctcatattttgcttgggtagtttacaccccagcagtatgaacattgacttctccaatttcaggtagtccctgctttctcctccccttcccagccctacttcagcccactgtctttgccttttcctttcttcttcccgcccgcaccctcacatcagtctgaagaaggatctcaacccgaaacgttgcctatttcctgcgctccatagatgctgcctcacccgctgagtttctccaacatttttgtcgacccattcacacaagttctatccatgtacctgtctataactgtttcttaaacgttgggttaggcccagcctcaactacctcatccggcagcttgttccatacacccatgcactcttgaaaagttacccctcagattcttattaaatcttttcctcttcaccttgaacccatgtcctctggtcctcgactccctcactctgggcaagagattctgtgcatctaactaaattgtgttctatgcaagattcccacatctgcaatttcttgtgtctccctcacctatatccacctatcacttctgaagaagggtcttaacctgaaacatcacccattccttttctctagagatgctgcctctcctgctgagttactccagcattttgtatccacctctcacttgccaggctttgtccagcccccatctctTTTTTCCAGCTTCCTACCCACcgtctccaatcagtctgaagaatggtcccgactcaaaacattgtctgtccattccctctaaagtggtggaggaactcagtgggtcaggccgcatctgtaggGGGAAGGCAATCTAAGGAGACCATTCCCATCtctcctttccaactttctccacccccacaccaagcagtctgaagaagggtcctgacctagaatgttgcctgtccatgctctccagaggtgcaagttactccaggagattgtgtctatttttgtaaaccagcatctgcagttccttgtatctagactaggcgtgcatttcaccctacacttgtgctcggtccgtcaaggcctgctggatctcccggttgccaaccattttaaccaccctttccattcccacactggtctttctgtcctgggcctcctccatctgTCATGggcctgaatggcggtgcaggctcgaagggccgaatggcctctactcctgcacctatgttctatgtgtatatgtggggggcggtggTGGGGGAAGCTTTTACATCTCTTCCTTGCATGGGAgatccgaccttttccctgtcgagtctccattgtcgttggggcctagcactgtggagaggactccagccggaacgacctgggggcttcaATCGCAaagcctgcagacttaccatcgtggggctggtcggctttggagcgtggggagctgaggtggcgcgcggctgcgaccagacttcggagcttcggaggctccagctgcaggcctgtggacggtgacatcagGAACTCGCGGGTCCCTCGTGGGAGACCACTTTACGGGGCTCCCGCGGTGGCAGCTTCTCCCATCTGAGTTGCGGGGCTGAAAACTACCCGTAGCGGGGCCtgacattgcccggcgcggctttaacggctgtGGGATTTGCCTTCGCCCGCTGGGGGttccaacattaagacccggagcagggccttacatcgcaggCACGGCCGCAGGACTCACCATAGTCCGCCGAGGGCTTTAACATCCGGAGAGGATGGAAAGCAGGGTAGAGACAAgactgtcttccatcacagtgaggagatttactgtgatgtatgtctgtgtgaattgagttggttgtgtgccttgtaaaattgtttctttctgttgtatggctgcagaaaccaaagttcctaaccgaaaaataaagttaattgaattgaatttaaactgtgacccctgattctgataATATCCCAGCTATATaatataaactagaccaagtgcagacccgttgggtgtgttcccccaacatgcgggttgtggggggggggtgggaggcggcatgcagcatcacacactaactatccccccccgcccccccccccccgcactcatgcttATTACCCCCCATGATATTATATTACTATTATTAATTTGcgccttttaccccataaccaccctatctactgacgcatagccccccaacttgcagtcacatctagagaggggggaggggggtagagagtgagggcagagagagaaggggcagagacagggacacagagcaaggggcaagagggataggggggggtggagaggagggtaagggggggggggaggagaggagagagggtgagagtgagggggagagagggggtgctgagaggggggagaggtggggagcaggggaggaggggggagggtaggggagtgtggaggggttttaggggggagggagggggggggggggggagagggggagagggagggtgggggggggggggtgagatggggggagggggagaggtggggagcaggtagggtgggggtaggggtgtggagggagggaggggaggagaagagggggggagagagaggggggggaggaggagggggaggggggagggggggggaggggggggggggagggggggggggggagggggaggggaggggggggagaggggggggggggggagggagggggggggagaaaggagaggagggggggggagagggagggagaggggagagagagagagagtgcctttttaattcaacccaaacaaccatttgcaggcagtgcttttttacttcaaactaactatattttcattttcaaaccaaattaagggtactcacagtgctgtagacatttgttcagtgtcattcagagctcagagtgacaaagactaattgacagagctccagcttgcagagactaattgaggcacaccacttcctggttttatagtctcttcccctgcctccagcgggggcagcagagagaatggggaattttgtaaaaacattaatatctctgtcatatttcatcgacgggaaaaatcctcggcacacatacggcggggctctgagcgaggtggccaaaaatgacggccgtaggtggcggcgttctctcggaaatcgcagcacagatcgccaaaagtggtcaagaacagagttttagtaatatagattataaagTAAGTTATTTTATTAAGTAAAGATTAATTTGACTTCTTTGGGTTTTGGGTTCTGAAGCTTTGTAGTTCTGTGCTGTAGATGAGCTGGGTGATCAGGAAATTGGAGGCCAGCATTCAAACTGCATTCAAGCTGCTTCCTGTTGTGCCCAAGCAAAAGATATTGACAATGGTGGGAGAGGATGTGTTTCCTGAGAAGTTGCTGACTTCTGTCAACAGACGACTTGAGAGAGGATGTGTTTCCTTTGGAGTTGGGTCTCTGTAAACAGGAACCTCTGTGGGTAATTGATAAAGATccttacattgtttaagaaggtactgcagatgataGACCTTTGACTAAGTTCCTGTTGTTTGGGGGTTTGTAACTAAAGTTTATGATCGATATAACCATAGCATGAGAAGTATTGTGTTACTGACAAGAATGCTTTGAATAGTATACTCTGTGATTGATGTGTTAGATTGgtcattgcatgtgaaccaatcatagtaaaGTAGCATCACTAGCCCCACCTTACTGTacgctttatattaacacccacttcctacattaagtagtcttggaagcggcaactaacaacctgctgtaccgctatactatgtgttacaattaaagatgactttaaactccagGCTGTGTAACATAATCATTTGCATGGTGGCATTCAGCGTGAAGTAACCCACTGCGTCcgtatatcgggttttatttgtgttttatcAGTTTCATTTGTATCACCATGGCTCACACGTGCCGAAAGCCAGCGTAGCTCATCTTCGATTCTGACATCGGGGAATGATGGAGGCTATTTGAAATCGACTACGAACACTTTATCAACAACGTCCATCGTAATGAACCAGATGCTGTCAAGGCTTCTCTTCTACTAAACCTGGCGGGACCAGAGGCTCTGATGAGAGCGCAGACCTTTGACTATGCGCCAGCCGTTCTCGATGACAACGATCAGGTAGTTGTACCTGCTGAGACTGTGCATGACCCCAATGTCATACTGCGTCTATTCTGGGTATATGTGACCTACCCTCAAACCGTATCTAAGAAAGAGCAACATTCTTCATGAGACACCAGCTTCCCGACGAGCCTGTGGAAAGATTTATTTGCAACTTTAAATATATGGCTCAACGATGCTGCTTCGGGGTTATATCAAACAAATTAACCAGGGacaatcaccagactgattcctgggatgtcaggactgtcttatgaagaaagactggatagacttggtttatactctctagaatttagaagattgagaggggatcttatagaaacttacaaaattcttaaggggttggacaggctagatgcaggaagattgttcccgatgttcgggaagtccaggacaaggggtcacagcttaaggataaaggagaaatcctttaaaaccgagatgagaagaacttttttcacgcagagagtggtgaatctctggaactctctgccacagagggtagttgaggccagttcattggctatatttaagagggagttagatgtggcccttgtggctaaggggatcagggggtatggagagaaggcaggtacgggatactgatttggatgatcagccatgatcatattgaatggcggtgcaggctcgaagggccgaatggcctactcctgcacctaatttttatgtttctatgtgagtggTATGACTGATCAAAAGCTAAAGATTGAGTTGCTGTGGAATGCTGACGACCCTTGAATAAGCTGAGCATGCCTGCCGAACGTCTGAGATTGTGCCTCCACTTAGTGACCAGTTTGACACTCAGAAAAAGAGTATAAACTTGACGGGTTTCAACAAACGAGCCACGCCGACAGCTACCAGAAGATTTATGAATGAACCGCTGCAAATGGCTAACCAGGGATTTCCCAATGAACCTCCGCAAAGATGTCCGAATTGTAACTATTTCCACAACAAGGGACGAGCGTTCCGTCCAGCGAACGGCAAGCCATGTAATTACTGCAAAAAGATGAATCACTTCGCCATTGCCTGCAGGTCCCGTGGGAACAGAACTTCCAGGTCCGCATCTAATCTGCACCTGTTGCAACAAGACCAAACATTTCAAGACTCACAGGACCAGCTCAAAGCAGCCCACGAGGACGATCCAATTAAAACATATGAGGAGTCCACTGTGCAGACACTCCTTCACACAGCTGGTAAGCTTTTGGATCCCTCTGTATCAATGTTAATTAACAACAAGCCTGTGAAGGCCAATCTGGATACTGGTGCCCGCTTGAACGTAATGTCTGTGAATGTCTACAATAAGATAAAAAATAATGAGACCTTGACTAGAGACAGCTCTACCTTACATGCTTACGGGGGGGGGAGGTCTTGCATCCTCTTGGAAGAACTACCTTTAAATGTGTGCTGCAAAACACCACAAGAAATCTGACCTTCTATATCTTAAAATCAGACTCTACTGGGCATCCATGCATGCCAAGACCTTGGGCTACTCTCCTTCAACTGCTCCATACACAAGTTACTAATATCTGAGGACCCGATAAAAAATACCCTGATCTATTCGATGGCAAGCTACGCAAGCTGCCTGTGACTTATAAGATCGCCATTGACCCCTCCATCGACCCAGCCGTCCATGCCCCCACCGTGTGCCACATGCCATGCGAGACAGAATTCGATAAGGGGtaagagttgtaaaaacaagcttgAAGGCTTTGtgcctcaatgcaaggagcattcgtaataaggtggatgagttgaatgtgcagatagatattaatgactatgatctagttgggatcacggagacatggctccagggtgaccaaggctgagagctgaacatccagggatattcaatattcaggagggatagacagaaaggaaaaaaaggtggggtagcgttgctggttagagaggaggttaatgcaatagaaaggaaggatgttaccttggaggatgtggaatcattATGggcagagctgcgaaacactaaggggcagaaaacgctagtgggaattgtgtacaggccacctaacagtagtagtggagttggggatggcatcaatcaggaaattagaaatgcgtgcaacaaaggtaaaacagttataatgggtgacttcaatctacatatagattgggtgaatcaaattggcaagggtgccgaggaagaggatttcttggttgtatgcgggatagttttcttacaatacaacggtttatttgtcacattgcacaaaaagtgcaagtgaaatgatatgtcagcagcgatacactgataaagggcacacacaaaaacacaataaaatttaaacataaacatccaccacagcattcatcactgtggtggaaggcacacaatttggccagtcctcctccatttacccccgtggtcgggacctcaaccctccgcagcagtcgctgcgggcgtccagatggtaaggacaaggtacaagtgaCTTA
The sequence above is a segment of the Leucoraja erinacea ecotype New England unplaced genomic scaffold, Leri_hhj_1 Leri_781S, whole genome shotgun sequence genome. Coding sequences within it:
- the LOC129694744 gene encoding zinc finger protein 615-like, whose product is MEDHMMGHNKEKRYECDVCGKACRRPSELEIHRRVHTGERPFNCSECGKSFTRYSNLLGHNRVHSSERPFACSECGKSFKGANDLKIHRRVHSGEPLYTCGDCGKGFSLSNSLLAHQSTHTGEHPYTCTQCGKGFTQSNNLLVHQRTHTGERPYTCVQCGKSFPHSSNLLKHQRTHTGERPYTCAQCGKGFTYSHHLLQHQRTHTGERPYTCAQCGKGFTQSSSLLKHQRTHTGERSYICAQCGKGFNYSHHLLEHQRTHTGERPYTCAQCGKGFTRASSLLKHQRTHTGERPYTCAQCGKGFTQSSSLLKHQRTHTGERPYTCAQCGKGFTCSTRLLSHQRVHAGECPIPSSVCGEHFAMASHALSHQRLHTSGQHYDCPYCGEAFDSSRGLRQHRRAHAGEQLLPL